One Methylobacterium sp. AMS5 genomic region harbors:
- a CDS encoding DMT family transporter: protein MTQGTTGTRASAAAYPILTLTTLLWAGNTVAGKWAVGEVSPQVLTTLRWAFAFAVLLVVARRQVLADRDRLVQRWPYLFLMGACGFTIFASLFYAAGTYTSAVNVALIQGAVPVFVMALNRAVRRVPVRAGQVIGAAVTLVGVAVATTHGDLAVLAHLGLNRGDGLMLAASLVYAGYTVALAGRPAVSGLAFFTALALAAFLTSLPPLAAEWALGHAIWPTTATAWTIVAFVALGPSLLAQLSFIRGVELIGPNRAGLFVNLVPVFGAGLAVLLAGEPFGGAEMLALLLVLGGILIAEIAGRRAARSPVR from the coding sequence GTGACCCAAGGCACCACCGGCACCCGCGCCTCCGCGGCGGCTTACCCGATCCTGACGCTGACCACCCTCCTCTGGGCGGGCAACACGGTGGCCGGCAAATGGGCGGTGGGCGAGGTCTCGCCGCAGGTGCTGACCACCCTGCGCTGGGCCTTCGCCTTCGCGGTGCTGCTCGTGGTGGCCCGCCGCCAGGTTCTGGCGGACCGGGACCGGCTGGTGCAGCGCTGGCCCTACCTGTTCCTGATGGGCGCGTGCGGCTTCACCATCTTCGCCAGCCTGTTCTACGCCGCCGGCACCTATACCAGCGCGGTCAACGTCGCCCTGATCCAGGGAGCGGTTCCCGTCTTCGTCATGGCGCTGAACCGCGCCGTGCGCCGCGTGCCGGTGAGGGCAGGGCAGGTGATCGGCGCCGCCGTGACCCTGGTGGGTGTCGCGGTGGCGACCACCCACGGCGATCTCGCGGTGCTGGCGCATCTCGGCCTCAACCGCGGCGACGGTCTGATGCTCGCTGCGAGCCTCGTCTATGCCGGATACACCGTGGCGCTCGCCGGGCGCCCCGCCGTGTCGGGGCTCGCCTTCTTCACCGCGCTGGCGCTGGCCGCCTTCCTCACCTCGCTGCCGCCGCTCGCCGCCGAATGGGCGCTCGGCCACGCGATCTGGCCCACCACCGCGACGGCCTGGACCATCGTCGCCTTCGTCGCGCTCGGTCCGTCGTTGCTGGCGCAGCTGTCCTTCATCCGCGGCGTCGAACTGATCGGCCCGAATCGGGCCGGGCTGTTCGTCAACCTCGTGCCGGTCTTCGGCGCGGGGCTCGCCGTGCTGCTGGCGGGCGAACCCTTCGGCGGGGCCGAGATGCTGGCGCTGCTCCTCGTGCTCGGCGGCATCCTCATCGCCGAGATCGCCGGGCGGCGCGCGGCACGATCCCCGGTTCGTTGA
- a CDS encoding SDR family NAD(P)-dependent oxidoreductase, producing MAQRFALRGRTALVTGAASGIGAALSRALAGRGCALALADRDTQGLAETARAARAAGVTVSEHVLDLADRDALLALPEAVRTRHGGLHLLVNNAGVALGGRFEDTDPADIDWLMDVNLHAVMRLTHACLPLLRAEAQAQIVNLSSVFGIIAPAGQAAYAASKFAVRGFTEALRHEVEGTGLGVTLVHPGGVATAIARNARRPRTMDPLEAAEAHLAFERLLTMSPAKAAEAILRGIETRAPRVVIGADARRALLIQRLMPVRYWSLIRRAVRDT from the coding sequence ATGGCGCAGCGTTTCGCTCTGCGGGGTCGCACCGCCCTCGTCACGGGGGCGGCGAGCGGCATCGGCGCGGCGCTGAGCCGCGCGCTGGCGGGGCGCGGCTGCGCCCTGGCGCTGGCCGACCGCGACACGCAGGGCCTCGCCGAGACGGCGCGCGCCGCCCGCGCTGCCGGCGTCACGGTCAGCGAGCATGTGCTCGACCTCGCCGACCGGGATGCCTTGCTTGCCCTGCCGGAGGCGGTCCGCACCCGCCACGGCGGGCTGCACCTCCTCGTCAACAATGCCGGCGTGGCGCTCGGCGGCCGGTTCGAGGACACGGACCCGGCCGACATCGACTGGCTGATGGACGTGAACCTGCACGCGGTGATGCGGCTGACCCATGCCTGCCTGCCGCTGCTGCGGGCCGAGGCCCAGGCGCAGATCGTCAACCTGTCGAGCGTGTTCGGCATCATCGCGCCCGCGGGGCAGGCGGCCTACGCGGCGAGCAAGTTCGCGGTGCGCGGCTTCACCGAGGCCCTGCGCCACGAAGTCGAGGGCACGGGGCTCGGCGTAACCCTGGTGCATCCGGGCGGGGTCGCCACCGCCATCGCCCGCAACGCCCGGCGGCCCCGCACCATGGATCCCCTTGAAGCCGCCGAGGCCCATCTCGCCTTCGAGCGCCTCCTGACGATGAGCCCGGCGAAAGCCGCCGAGGCGATCCTGCGCGGAATCGAGACCCGGGCGCCCCGCGTGGTGATCGGCGCCGACGCCCGCCGCGCCCTGCTGATCCAGCGCCTGATGCCGGTGCGCTACTGGTCGCTGATCCGCCGCGCCGTTCGAGACACGTGA
- a CDS encoding protein adenylyltransferase SelO: MTFPRACPTPPATPDGAEPLPAFKPSRRHADLGPDFYDVVAPADFPSAILRYRNQAWARRVGLDDLSDAAWIAHFARFTPLPGSFERPLALRYHGHQFRSYNADLGDGRGFLFAQAHDRRDGRLRDFGTKGSGTTPWSRGADGRLTLKGGVREVLATTMLEALGVETSKSFSLIETGEALERGDEPSPTRSAVLVRLSHSHLRIGTFQRFRFLEQPEAIARLVDYVVETYYPGIQEAEPAERAALFFEAMLARVARMGAQWMAAGFVHGVLNTDNINVTGESFDYGPWRFAPAHDPAFTAAYFDEWGLYSFGRQPEALFWNLSRLADCLLGLVPKERLEAGLKGFGPALQDAFAEAILFRLGVTPAQGEGEGAVHRLVGAFWAFLETSRAPFEQVFFDWRGGLASEPRAARSPAGEHYASDAFRPVHTALQAMRPAARANLDHPYFAREKPCTMLIDEVEALWAPIAVADDWSALHAKLAEIETMAGAYGTQALPPEA, encoded by the coding sequence TTGACGTTCCCCCGCGCCTGCCCGACTCCTCCCGCCACACCGGACGGAGCCGAACCCCTGCCCGCTTTCAAACCCTCGCGCCGCCACGCCGATCTCGGGCCCGACTTCTACGACGTCGTGGCCCCGGCCGACTTCCCCTCGGCGATCCTGCGCTACCGCAACCAAGCCTGGGCGCGGCGCGTCGGGCTCGACGATCTGTCGGACGCGGCGTGGATCGCGCATTTCGCGCGCTTCACGCCCCTGCCCGGCTCGTTCGAGCGGCCGCTGGCGCTGCGCTATCACGGCCATCAGTTCCGCTCCTACAACGCGGATCTCGGCGACGGGCGCGGCTTCCTGTTCGCGCAGGCGCACGACCGACGCGACGGGCGCCTGCGCGATTTCGGTACCAAGGGCAGCGGCACGACCCCCTGGTCGCGCGGGGCGGACGGGCGGCTCACGCTGAAGGGCGGCGTGCGCGAGGTGCTGGCCACCACCATGCTGGAGGCGCTCGGCGTCGAGACCTCGAAGTCGTTCAGCCTGATCGAGACCGGCGAGGCGCTGGAGCGGGGGGACGAGCCCTCTCCCACCCGCTCGGCGGTCCTGGTGCGGCTGTCGCATTCGCACCTGCGCATCGGCACCTTCCAGCGCTTCCGGTTCCTCGAACAGCCCGAGGCGATCGCCCGCCTCGTCGATTACGTGGTCGAAACCTACTATCCCGGCATCCAAGAAGCCGAGCCGGCGGAGCGGGCGGCCCTGTTCTTCGAGGCGATGCTGGCGCGGGTGGCGCGGATGGGCGCGCAGTGGATGGCCGCGGGCTTCGTCCACGGCGTGCTCAACACCGACAACATCAACGTCACCGGCGAGAGCTTCGATTACGGCCCATGGCGCTTCGCTCCCGCCCACGATCCGGCCTTCACCGCGGCCTATTTCGACGAGTGGGGCCTCTACAGCTTCGGCCGCCAGCCCGAGGCCCTGTTCTGGAACCTGAGCCGGCTGGCCGATTGCCTGCTCGGCCTCGTGCCGAAGGAGCGGCTGGAGGCGGGGCTGAAAGGCTTCGGCCCGGCGCTTCAGGACGCGTTCGCCGAGGCGATCCTGTTCCGGCTCGGGGTCACGCCCGCGCAAGGGGAGGGCGAGGGCGCGGTTCACCGGCTGGTCGGTGCATTCTGGGCCTTCCTCGAGACCAGCCGCGCGCCGTTCGAACAGGTCTTCTTCGATTGGCGCGGCGGGCTGGCGAGCGAACCCCGCGCGGCCCGGAGCCCGGCGGGCGAGCACTACGCCAGCGATGCCTTTCGCCCGGTGCACACCGCGCTCCAGGCGATGCGCCCCGCCGCCAGGGCCAACCTCGACCACCCTTACTTTGCCCGCGAAAAGCCCTGCACGATGCTGATCGACGAGGTCGAGGCGCTCTGGGCGCCGATCGCCGTGGCCGACGACTGGTCGGCGCTTCACGCCAAGCTCGCCGAGATCGAGACCATGGCCGGGGCCTACGGCACGCAAGCCCTCCCCCCGGAGGCCTGA